From Strix aluco isolate bStrAlu1 chromosome 5, bStrAlu1.hap1, whole genome shotgun sequence:
AATACCCATACCGTTCAGACACTATTTAAATCTATTGCAGAGCACTGACTTTATCACAGAcaatcacattttcattttcatgagcAAATACCTGCTTAGGAGATATAATGCTTCATTGGCTCATCTGACCCACCAGAGAAAGAAACAGCCATCTGCTGGGAAAGTCTCTCCTTGATTTGCCATCTTCAGGCCTTAGAGAAAGGAGTCACATTCTTCTTCACCAGATGAGAAAAGGTTTCTGCCAACAGATTCATTTTTGAGTCATTATCATCTGGGAGCTCAGACATATTTTGGTATTCAGAAAAGATTTCAGTGAAGGCTTCCCATCCAAAGGCCTCTTGCAGCTATGAATCATAAAAGAAACAGTACAAAACAGATGTATGGAAGTTCAGAATTACTCTACCTGCATTCTTTACAAAATCTTTTACTAAATTCAGTTACTGATCTTTTTACAGAgtacatttcttttttgtaagtGTAGCTACCCAACAACTTCTAAATGCCTACTGAAGAATCAGAGTAGCCCTTTAATACCATCAGACTATTCAACACATCTATATTTCTAATattcacacaaaaccaaaaatcaagtACTTTTATATAAGTGCTTTTCATCCTGAAGGGCATGGCTGTGCTTACAAGCTTaattgctacttttttttatgtttgttataATTGTTCCAAACAAGATTGATATAAATATCAACCCACCTCTGCATGCTTATAAGTATGCATATGTATAATATCTCTGAATACTTATAATACATAAGACTCTCTTCTCTCAGCACAAAATACAGGCTGCCTGATTGGCCACTGCACTTGATGTTTATACCAACAATTAATCCTGGATGCTGCTGAATGAAGTATTGCACCAACAAAAGTGAAAGActagaaggagaggagaggagaggggaggggaggggaggagaggagaggagaggggaggggagagggaaaagcatTAGCAATGATCAGGTCATCTTTGGTAACGCCCAAAGGCTGTGGTTTACCATTACATCCCAAACTGGTACATTCCACAGTGCTGAGATCACAAATGACTCAAAACGAATACATTTTTTGAGGACTTCTTCAAAAACTTTTCCCTGCAGCCCTGGGTCTCCTGCTGAAGTGTGTTACTCAGAGAAAGATCAGGACTGCCTGTGGAATCCTATGAACTGGCACACAAAGACACTGTTGGAGACTAATAGTCAACAGAGAGAGATAATCTGGAGTAGGGATTAAGTGGTtgcagaaagtgaggaaaaggaaagaagcagccCTGGATTAAAATGACCAGTTTGTAAACCTGTTGCAAGCTTCATTTGTCTGCAGATTACCTGCAGGTATGTCTCCAGGGAAGTAAATACTTCCCAGTCCTTCAGCTGTGCTCTATTTTCAATATAATCTCGAATCCTCTTCTTTCTAAATCCTAGTGAAAGTGCATTGTGGCCCTTATCTCTTGGGATGCCCAACACAGTCTCATTCACATAAACAGACCAGCGATTGtggttggttttggtggtgtgAGGGGGAAACTCCCGTTCAGATTGATGCTGCCTGTGACTCAGATCACGAATGGCACCACAAAGGCCATTGTCTTGGAGGGACTGCACATCTATCATCTCTGTCATTGACTCCAAATGATGCATGACAAGGTAGCCAGCATGCATCCAACCAGCAGGGAAGGTAAACCACAAACAATCTTGGCAATCTGTCTGGGAAAGCTCATGGAATGGAACACCACAGTgagaaaaatacaattaattaTCTTTATGTTAACTCATTCTTTAAGTTGTCTGTCATGAGTGAATGCTGCTCATGATGTGCTTCCACCCCCTGTGCTGGAGTATCAACCACAAGCAAAAGTTTAATGTGCATATTGTATGCTCTTCTGCTCCACTTGCACTCCTCAGCACTACCCAACGCAAGAGTAAAGAGGCCAAATGCCTTTTGCCGGAGCTACAGACATTGCAGATGACTGTACTCCCAGCTACAGGAGTGGAGAGGAGGTGTGGATATCTAATTCTGACTGCAGAAGAACTTTCTGTTGACACTgatgttttcttattttcaggTCTGGTAAGGAAGATGGTATTGTcaggtgatacagagaaatgattacttgttttaagacttatttacttatagaaaactgattagcaacttatttacttacttatagcaagttatagtattacttatagtattttttaatattgctaagaatcgtgcttgcccagactgttctgtggaattttaccaaggactactgtgtccatcaaaacaaagcagtttactgtgaaaatctaccaagaactgcagtgttcagcaaaatatgtttttgtccttgaggaacaggtgtgctctaactagctGGGCCTCAGTAATGaataaagatagccatatacggattgtagaagtttcattggttcccttaaataagataggatgagtaaaccagctgaaaaacatttttgttgttcaagaaattggctaagagaatctgcgcatgctccgggggaaaaaacaaggtgagaaagactgtgagccttcctccaacagaccccaaagacaaccaccaggaggccatgtgcaggtgcaaagagaacataaactgctgacaccagcctccagaactaacccagccttactcatgcatatgtatgttgtgttatgtaatcaatgaatatgtatatccataccttataagtttttggtaaaatgtgctgttggtgtgcaagctttatggagaaatccccttgcaccccggccggagtaaaacatacctgctgtataactctatttcgagttgtagagtcttttttccgcgAATCACAGGACAGTTTGTATCCTTGTATAGCCAAATAACTGTATGGTTTGTGTTGATGAAAATGACCACAGcaccctccccagctctccctaGAAACTCTGTAATATAAGCTCTTGCTCTGGAGGAAATGCTTGGGGGAAAAACCTCATGATAAACAGCAgacaaaaataaagtagaaaaatggattatttttcctgaagtgcTCCCAAAGAAGATTTTCATTTTGAAGGCAGGGGACTAAAATGTTTCATTGCAAAAATTTATGTCAGGCCTTGAGTGCATCAAAAAGCTCTAATGGCCTTGAACAGCCCCACCACCTGGGGATTCCACAGGGCCACATttcagctctgccctgggctgTCAGTCCCTGCCTGAGCTATGTTGTAGGTGTGCCCGTCTCCAGCCCTGTCACAGCTGTGCCTGTGTCTGGCCAAGGACCCTGTTGATCCAGAGCCCAATCCGTGATCTGATTTCCTCACTTGAATTCAGACACACCTCATCATGGTGGGCCTGCCTAGTAATCACTGGACTATGTCTGACCCTGGTTACTATCACTGGACCTGACCTTGACCTGCAGATTGATTTCCTTGCTTGGACTCAGATCTTCCTCATCCCTAAAGACTTGTCTAGCAATCTGGACTCTCAGCGGACACTCAGTGTTGTTCCAGGTCTGCCCCGCTTGCCTCCCACGGGTGTTGTGGGATGGCCCCGGGCTGGCGAGACACCGTCCTGCTGGCTGTGTCACTGCGGTTGGCTCCTGGCTCCCTGTCTCTTGGGAACAGCCAGCCTCCACTGTGCTCTGACAATGTCTATTGTACTAGAAAGCAAAACttgaactgggatttttttttttttttttggtgaaggcGGATTCTTGTCAGTGTTTTTAGTAAAGCAGCTCTCTACTATTGAAAAATATTCCATAGTTCACTTCAGCTTTGGGTAGAACTTGCTGTTGATGGACACAGTTACTACTTCACTATAGTTGTCATCACTTCGATTCCAGTTTTACTGTTTCTCATGCTGATTGTAAAAATCTTTTGCAGAAAAGACAGACTTAACATACTCCTTAATATCTCCCATGAGTATTGCTGACTACCACAACCAGCTTTAAAAATCACGTTTCAGTAGCTTTTCATAGGAATTTACTatctttagggttttttccttcagtgacaATTCAATAGGCTCAATGGATCCTTCACTGGTTTCTTACAGCTCCAGAATAGTGCAAGGAGGATACAGAGCCATTCACATCTCTGAAATGGTGTTATTCTCCACTTATTTTGGCAGGCATGATAGAAGCTGGAAGAGTTTTATATGTTGGGTTCTACCAGTGTGGCCTCTGGTGGACACAGCTGTCTATCACATGGTGAGTATCTGCAGAGGGCTGGGATGCATTAAGAGAAGGAGCCACACAAATCAATAATCCAGAAGTCTTTGTTTCTGAGTGCAGCTTCACTCAGAGAATGGCAGCTACCTAAACAACAAGTGTTTCTCGGGGTGGCTTCTCAGTCAGTGCAAACTCATTCCAAAGATCTGACTCACAGCAACTGTGAACCAAGTCGGCATGTGTTCAGGGTCTTGCTGGTTTTTAACACTCCTGTTTCTCTACAGCTCAAGGGAGGGGACAGCTAGTGGCTTAAAGTTCACCTCCATCTGTAGATATCCAAGGATTTTAAACTCTGGCATTTGGAAGTCAGTTCTTCCTGTGCATTAGTAAAAATTACTGCAGAACAGCCACTTGTGTCAGCACAAAACCTACTGATTGGCCTGGCTCATACACATGCCCTGGTTTGCTTACTAGGCTGATGGAGTCAATACAGCTAAAACAAAGCAGggaaatgaatcacagaatcacagaatcatctaggttggaaaagatcttgaagatcatctagtccaaccattaa
This genomic window contains:
- the LOC141924012 gene encoding TRPM8 channel-associated factor 2-like, whose product is MSSVQISCHTDDLSYAAELKWPSLVVKKFKVEKKTMEVSSLWGDPIYIIVPKESTLGQLTDHLQPSVSTQPPRAELATGNIILTVPAADLCHMDNQESLLSIWNKMMNAIARLAAIRATFTRPQRMVADVQIPAGWMHAGYLVMHHLESMTEMIDVQSLQDNGLCGAIRDLSHRQHQSEREFPPHTTKTNHNRWSVYVNETVLGIPRDKGHNALSLGFRKKRIRDYIENRAQLKDWEVFTSLETYLQLQEAFGWEAFTEIFSEYQNMSELPDDNDSKMNLLAETFSHLVKKNVTPFSKA